A single region of the Lotus japonicus ecotype B-129 chromosome 4, LjGifu_v1.2 genome encodes:
- the LOC130711874 gene encoding glycoprotein 3-alpha-L-fucosyltransferase A, producing the protein MGLVWNQRGSRNETNTKEGLPISTGAVVPKKRWSNLMPLFVALVVIAEIAFLGRLDMAKNAAMVADLFYRSRVAVAAVEGDDMGLDMVVGDPNLESESCEKWLEREDAVTYSRDFAKEPIFVSGGDQEWKSCSVGCKFGFGGDKRPDAAFGLPQHGGTASVLRSMESAQYYFENDISVARRKGYNIVMTTSLSSDVPVGYFSWAEYDLMAPVMPKTEKALAAAFISNCGARNFRLQALEALEKLKIPIDSYGGCHRNRDGRVDKVEALKRYKFSLAFENSNEEDYVTEKFFQSLVAGTIPVVVGAPNILDFAPSPGSVLHIKELEDAESVAKTMRYLAENPKAYNESLRWKYEGPSDSFKALVDMAAVHSSCRLCIHLATINRDKEEKSPSFKKRPCKCTRGSETVYHIYVRERGRFEMESIYLRSSNLTLEALKSAAALKFKSLNHEPVWKPERPEKLRWGNELKVHKIYPVGLTQREALFTFNFNGDADFRTHLESNPCAKFEVIFV; encoded by the exons ATGGGTCTCGTCTGGAATCAACGAGGCTCGAGAAATGAGACGAACACCAAAGAAGGTTTACCAATTTCCACTGGTGCTGTGGTTCCCAAGAAGAGATGGTCTAACCTGATGCCTCTGTTTGTGGCCCTTGTGGTCATTGCGGAGATCGCGTTTCTGGGTAGGTTGGATATGGCGAAGAACGCAGCCATGGTGGCTGACTTGTTCTACCGGTCCCGTGTGGCTGTGGCGGCGGTTGAAGGTGATGATATGGGGTTGGATATGGTGGTTGGTGATCCGAATCTGGAATCAGAGAGTTGTGAGAAATGGTTGGAGAGGGAAGATGCTGTCACATATTCAAGGGACTTTGCCAAGgaacctatttttgtttctggAGGTGATCag GAGTGGAAATCGTGTTCAGTCGGGTGTAAATTTGGGTTTGGTGGGGACAAGAGACCTGATGCAGCATTTGGGTTACCTCAGCATGGTGGGACAGCTAGTGTTCTGCGATCAATGGAATCAGCACAATACTATTTCGAGAATGATATTTCCGTGGCACGACG GAAGGGATATAACATTGTAATGACTACCAGTCTATCATCTGATGTTCCGGTGGGATATTTTTCATGGGCTGAGTATGACCTCATGGCTCCAGTAATGCCAAAAACTGAAAAGGCTCTTGCAGCTGCATTCATTTCCAATTGTGGTGCTCGAAATTTCCGGTTGCAAGCTCTTGAAGCCCTTGAAAAACTAAAAATCCCGATCGACTCTTATGGCGGTTGTCATAGGAATCGTGATGGAAGAG TGGACAAAGTGGAAGCACTGAAGCGCTACAAGTTTAGCTTAGCATTTGAAAATTCTAATGAGGAGGATTATGTAACTGAAAAATTCTTCCAATCGCTTGTTGCTG GAACTATCCCTGTGGTTGTTGGTGCTCCAAATATTCTAGATTTCGCCCCTTCTCCTGGTTCAGTTTTACACATTAAAGAGTTGGAGGATGCTGAGTCTGTTGCCAAGACCATGAGATACCTAGCAGAAAACCCTAAAGCATATAATGAATCGCTGAG GTGGAAGTATGAGGGTCCATCTGATTCCTTCAAGGCCCTTGTGGATATGGCAGCTGTACATTCATCTTGCCGCCTTTGCATTCACTTGGCCACAATAAATAGAGACAAGGAAGAAAAGAGCCCTAGTTTTAAGAAACGCCCTTGCAAATGCACTCGAGGGTCAGAAACTGTATATCATATCTATGTGAGAGAAAGGGGAAGATTTGAGATGGAGTCCATTTACTTGAG GTCTAGCAATTTAACCCTGGAGGCCTTGAAATCTGCTGCTGCATTGAAGTTCAAATCCCTGAATCATGAACCTGTATGGAAGCCAGAACGACCCGAAAAGCTAAGATGGGGCAATGAATTAAAAGTTCACAAAATATACCCTGTTGGGTTGACACAGAGAGAAGCTCTTTTCACCTTCAACTTCAATGGCGATGCGGATTTCAGGACTCACTTGGAAAGTAATCCTTGTGCCAAGTTCGAAGTCATTTTTGTCTAG
- the LOC130715362 gene encoding cold-regulated protein 28 has product MEEDLRLHRDLQSPPVLSDPELTRSGSASSSSAITADKEFSRNCTDSSFPDESARWTDQQHSLYLSSLEASFVNELHRSINLRGWSFQNNTDGAYKHRTLQKSVNMPKQSLALQDGCQKKTKLERIAPMLESTADSHVHAGSQLGLIPIDRACSLKEHHTYDHDLPCDEEIHAKGSLPFTNKSPRSSAKKQCLFPSFHAESSCSSAEVTDQNFKDEVASSSTMPMAKRLKTAAADGSSRDQVVPFEKFHTSDVSNATSEKKEHELQSELRASIHIPKSDLRYFLKGR; this is encoded by the exons ATGGAAGAAGATCTCCGTCTCCACCGTGACCTTCAGTCGCCTCCGGTTCTGTCCGATCCTGAGTTGACTCGCTCCGGTTCCGCCTCCAGCTCCTCCGCCATCACCGCTGACAAGGAGTTCTCGCGTAATTGCACGGACTCTTCGTTTCCG GACGAGTCGGCTAGATGGACAGATCAGCAGCACAGTCTATATCTCAGTTCTTTAGAGGCCTCATTCGTGAATGAATTGCATCGTTCTATAAATTTACGTGGTTGGAGCTTTCAAAATAACACAGATGGAGCATATAAACATAGAACTCTGCAAAAGTCAGTTAATATGCCTAAGCAG TCTCTGGCTCTCCAAGATGGCTGCCAGAAGAAGACCAAACTTGAAAGAATTGCACCTATGTTAGAAAGTACAGCTGATTCTCATGTTCATGCAGGAAGTCAATTGGGACTTATACCTATAGATAGAGCTTGCAGTTTGAAAGAGCATCATACCTATGACCATGACTTGCCTTGTGACGAGGAGATTCATGCTAAAGGGAGTTTACCATTCACCAACAAGTCACCAAGAAGTAGTGCGAAGAAGCAATGTCTTTTCCCCTCATTCCATGCAGAATCAAGTTGCAGTTCTGCAG AGGTCACCGATCAAAATTTCAAGGATGAAGTAGCCAGTTCAAGCACCATGCCCATGGCTAAAAGGTTGAAGACAGCTGCAGCAGATGGTTCAAGTAGAGATCAA GTTGTGCCGTTTGAAAAGTTTCACACATCAGATGTTTCAAATGCAACCTCGGAAAAGAAAGAACATGAATTGCAATCGGAGCTCCGAGCGAGCATTCACATCCCGAAGTCTGATCTGCGTTACTTTCTAAAGGGTAGGTAA